The Phaeobacter sp. A36a-5a genome contains a region encoding:
- the dxs gene encoding 1-deoxy-D-xylulose-5-phosphate synthase, producing the protein MSDRPQTPLLDQITRPADLKSLSDAQLTQVAQELRQETISAVSVTGGHLGAGLGVVELTTALHAVFDTPRDKIIWDVSHQCYPHKILTGRRDRIRTLRMKDGLSGFTKRSESPFDPFGAAHSSTSISAALGFAVARDLGGVIPEGSGDAIAVIGDGSMSAGMAFEAMNNAGHLGKRLIVILNDNEMSIAPPVGALSSYLSRLYAEEPFQELKAVAKGAASLLPEPFREGAKRAKDMLKGMAVGGTLFESLGFSYLGPIDGHDMDQLLPVLRTVKARATGPILIHVLTKKGKGYAPAERARDKGHATAKFDMVTGEQKKAPSNAPSYTSVFGKELVRLAAEDDKICAVTAAMPDGTGLSLMAERYPSRCFDVGIAEQHGVTFAAALAAGGMKPFCAMYSTFLQRGYDQVVHDVAIQRLPVRFAIDRAGLVGADGATHAGSFDIAYMANLPGMVVMAAADEAELAHMTATAAAYDDGPIAFRYPRGEGEGVDMPEVPEVLEIGKGRMIQAGKRVAILSFGTRLGEVKKAAEALAARGITPTIADARFAKPLDRDMILQLAADHEALITIEEGAVGGFGSHVAQLLAEEGVFDSGLKFRSMVLPDTFIDQASPADMYEVAAMNAPQIEAKVLEVLGVATIGEKRA; encoded by the coding sequence CTGGGCGCAGGTCTGGGTGTTGTCGAGCTGACCACCGCGCTTCATGCGGTGTTTGACACGCCCCGCGACAAGATCATCTGGGACGTCTCGCACCAGTGCTATCCGCATAAAATCCTGACTGGTCGCCGCGACCGCATTCGCACATTGCGGATGAAGGACGGGCTGAGCGGTTTCACCAAACGTTCGGAATCACCCTTTGATCCCTTTGGCGCGGCCCATAGCTCCACCTCGATCAGCGCCGCGCTTGGTTTTGCCGTGGCACGGGATCTGGGCGGTGTCATTCCCGAAGGCAGCGGCGATGCAATTGCCGTCATCGGCGATGGGTCGATGTCGGCCGGCATGGCGTTTGAGGCGATGAACAACGCAGGCCATCTGGGCAAGCGGCTGATTGTCATTCTGAACGACAATGAAATGTCGATTGCGCCGCCGGTTGGCGCGCTGTCGTCCTATCTGTCGCGCCTATATGCCGAAGAACCCTTTCAGGAACTGAAAGCGGTGGCAAAGGGGGCCGCATCCCTGCTGCCTGAACCGTTCCGCGAGGGCGCCAAGCGCGCCAAGGATATGCTGAAAGGCATGGCGGTGGGCGGCACCTTGTTTGAAAGCCTGGGCTTTTCTTACCTTGGGCCGATTGATGGTCACGATATGGACCAGCTGTTGCCGGTCCTGCGCACCGTGAAGGCGCGCGCCACCGGTCCGATCCTGATCCATGTGCTGACGAAGAAGGGCAAAGGTTATGCCCCGGCGGAACGCGCCCGCGACAAGGGCCACGCCACCGCAAAATTCGACATGGTGACCGGCGAACAGAAGAAAGCGCCCTCCAACGCGCCCTCCTATACCTCGGTCTTTGGCAAGGAGCTGGTGCGGCTGGCGGCTGAGGATGACAAGATCTGCGCCGTCACGGCGGCGATGCCCGATGGCACCGGATTGAGCCTGATGGCCGAACGCTACCCTTCGCGCTGCTTTGACGTCGGCATAGCCGAGCAGCACGGCGTGACCTTTGCCGCCGCGCTGGCCGCCGGCGGGATGAAGCCCTTCTGTGCGATGTATTCCACGTTTTTGCAGCGCGGTTATGATCAGGTGGTGCATGACGTGGCGATCCAGCGCCTGCCCGTACGCTTTGCCATCGACCGCGCCGGTCTGGTCGGTGCGGACGGGGCGACCCATGCGGGCAGTTTCGACATTGCCTATATGGCCAACCTGCCGGGCATGGTGGTGATGGCCGCCGCTGATGAGGCCGAGCTGGCCCATATGACAGCCACCGCTGCCGCCTATGATGACGGCCCGATTGCCTTCCGCTACCCCCGCGGTGAGGGCGAAGGTGTTGATATGCCCGAGGTGCCGGAGGTGCTGGAGATCGGCAAGGGCCGGATGATCCAAGCGGGCAAACGCGTGGCGATCCTGTCCTTTGGCACCCGGCTGGGTGAGGTGAAAAAGGCCGCCGAGGCGCTTGCCGCCAGAGGCATCACCCCGACAATTGCGGATGCACGTTTTGCCAAGCCGCTGGACCGCGACATGATCCTGCAGCTGGCCGCTGATCACGAGGCGCTGATCACCATCGAAGAAGGCGCAGTGGGCGGTTTCGGCTCCCATGTGGCGCAGCTTCTGGCGGAGGAAGGCGTCTTTGACAGCGGATTGAAATTCCGCTCCATGGTGTTGCCCGACACCTTCATCGACCAGGCCAGCCCCGCGGATATGTATGAGGTGGCAGCGATGAACGCCCCGCAGATTGAAGCCAAGGTGCTGGAGGTTCTGGGTGTGGCGACGATTGGAGAGAAGCGGGCCTAA
- a CDS encoding SDR family oxidoreductase, producing MTKTLLCLGLGYSARALVPQLLRAGWRVIGTTRSAEDAEPLAGVELITWPGAPLSLDGVTHILSSVGPTEAGDPVLAELADALAAAARGDTLEWVGYLSTTAVYGDHDGAWVDEDTAVTPSSQRGRWRAAAETGWQAIPDLPLHIFRLAGIYGPGRGPFAKLMAGKARRIVKPGQVFSRIHVDDIAQVIAASIAQPDPGAIYNLCDDDPAPPQDVLGFAAELLGLPIPAEVPFDEAGMTPMARSFYGENKRVRNQRIKDDLGVELLYPTYREGLRAVRAAEDLETFVPPQETTGV from the coding sequence ATGACAAAAACGCTTCTCTGTCTTGGCCTTGGCTATTCCGCCCGCGCATTGGTCCCGCAGCTGCTTCGGGCCGGTTGGCGGGTCATAGGCACCACCCGATCCGCCGAGGATGCGGAGCCTCTTGCAGGCGTTGAACTGATCACCTGGCCCGGTGCCCCCCTCTCGCTGGATGGGGTGACGCATATCCTGTCGTCGGTGGGACCGACCGAGGCAGGAGACCCGGTTCTGGCGGAACTGGCGGATGCGCTGGCAGCCGCCGCCCGTGGCGACACTTTGGAGTGGGTCGGCTACCTCTCCACCACGGCTGTCTACGGTGATCATGATGGCGCCTGGGTGGATGAGGACACAGCCGTCACCCCTTCCAGCCAGCGTGGCCGCTGGCGTGCCGCAGCTGAGACAGGCTGGCAGGCCATCCCCGATCTGCCGCTTCATATCTTTCGCCTCGCTGGGATCTACGGCCCCGGACGCGGCCCCTTTGCCAAGCTGATGGCCGGAAAGGCACGCCGTATCGTGAAACCCGGTCAGGTGTTCTCGCGCATCCATGTGGACGATATCGCACAGGTTATCGCCGCTTCCATCGCACAGCCTGATCCCGGTGCGATCTACAACCTCTGTGATGATGATCCGGCCCCGCCACAGGATGTGCTGGGCTTTGCCGCCGAGTTGCTGGGCCTGCCGATCCCTGCCGAAGTCCCCTTCGATGAGGCCGGTATGACCCCGATGGCGCGCAGTTTCTATGGCGAGAACAAGCGCGTCAGAAACCAGCGTATCAAGGATGATCTGGGGGTGGAGCTGCTTTACCCCACCTATCGAGAGGGCCTGCGCGCGGTCCGCGCCGCCGAGGACCTCGAGACCTTCGTCCCGCCGCAGGAAACGACGGGGGTTTAG
- a CDS encoding class I SAM-dependent DNA methyltransferase, with amino-acid sequence MAQKQITLAAAYGLETPQHSRQLYADWAESYDSSFAAGSDYILPDQVARLFAAADGRGPVLDVGAGTGLCGVALERQGIAPIDATDISPEMLAQALRKDVYRDIIEADLTTGVPVPRDTYAGVVSSGTFTHGHVGPEVLPGILRLARPRSVFALAINARFSARCGFAAALKRLEKGGWIRGLTLPEVAIYGPKATGAHSTDKALIAVFTKV; translated from the coding sequence ATGGCGCAAAAACAGATCACGCTGGCCGCCGCCTACGGGCTGGAGACGCCGCAGCACTCCCGGCAGCTCTATGCCGATTGGGCCGAGAGCTACGACAGCAGCTTTGCCGCAGGATCGGATTACATCCTGCCGGATCAGGTGGCCCGCCTGTTCGCTGCCGCCGACGGGCGCGGCCCTGTTCTGGATGTCGGCGCAGGAACCGGGCTCTGCGGCGTCGCGCTGGAGCGGCAGGGCATTGCTCCGATAGATGCGACCGATATCAGCCCTGAAATGCTGGCACAGGCACTGCGCAAGGATGTCTACCGCGATATCATCGAAGCGGATCTGACCACCGGCGTCCCGGTGCCACGCGACACATATGCCGGTGTCGTCTCCTCTGGAACCTTCACCCACGGCCATGTCGGACCAGAGGTTCTGCCGGGTATCCTGCGCCTTGCCCGACCGAGGTCGGTGTTTGCGCTTGCCATCAATGCCCGTTTTTCCGCCCGCTGCGGCTTTGCTGCGGCTCTCAAACGTCTTGAGAAGGGCGGCTGGATCCGTGGGCTGACCCTGCCGGAGGTGGCCATCTACGGTCCCAAAGCCACCGGCGCCCACAGCACGGACAAGGCGCTGATTGCGGTGTTTACCAAGGTCTAG
- a CDS encoding carnitinyl-CoA dehydratase, with protein sequence MTEIPIRTRRDGAILEVTLDRPKANAIDLKTSVAMGEVFRDFRDDPDLRVAIVTGGGEKFFCPGWDLKAAAGGDAVDGDYGVGGFGGLQELRDMNKPVIAAVNGIACGGGLELALSADMILAADHATFALPEIRSGTVADAASIKLPKRIPYHIAMELLLTGRWFDAEEAHRWGLVNEILTSDQLMDRAWELARLLASGPPLVYAAIKEIVRDAEDAKFQDAMNRITKRQLRSVDILYDSEDQMEGARAFAEKCDPVWKGR encoded by the coding sequence ATGACTGAAATCCCCATTCGGACCCGCCGCGATGGCGCCATTCTGGAGGTCACGCTTGACCGTCCAAAGGCCAACGCCATTGATCTGAAAACCAGCGTGGCCATGGGCGAGGTGTTTCGGGATTTTCGCGATGACCCCGACCTGCGCGTGGCAATTGTGACCGGGGGAGGCGAGAAATTCTTCTGCCCCGGCTGGGATCTGAAGGCCGCCGCCGGCGGAGATGCGGTGGATGGCGACTATGGTGTCGGCGGCTTTGGGGGCCTGCAGGAGCTGCGCGATATGAACAAGCCGGTGATTGCGGCGGTGAATGGCATCGCCTGTGGCGGTGGTCTGGAATTGGCGCTGTCGGCGGATATGATTCTGGCCGCAGATCACGCGACATTTGCCCTGCCAGAGATCCGGTCGGGCACGGTGGCCGATGCCGCATCAATCAAACTGCCCAAGCGCATTCCCTATCACATTGCCATGGAACTCCTGCTGACCGGACGCTGGTTTGACGCCGAGGAGGCGCACCGCTGGGGGCTGGTGAACGAAATCCTGACTTCAGATCAGCTGATGGATCGGGCCTGGGAGCTGGCGCGGCTGCTCGCCTCCGGCCCGCCATTGGTCTATGCCGCGATCAAGGAGATTGTCCGCGACGCCGAGGATGCGAAGTTTCAGGATGCGATGAACCGGATCACCAAACGCCAGCTGCGCAGCGTTGATATTCTCTATGACAGCGAGGACCAGATGGAGGGCGCGCGCGCCTTTGCTGAGAAATGCGATCCGGTGTGGAAGGGCAGATAA
- a CDS encoding acetate--CoA ligase family protein has protein sequence MIRDFSTLFRPSSIAVIGGGAWCRQVIEQLQKIGFSGQIWPVHPKAAEVCGLTAFASVDDLPAAPDASFIGVNRHATVEAVAALSRRGAGGAVCFASGFREAQREAGDGADLQNHLLQAAGEMPILGPNCYGFINYLDQVLLWPDQHGGVAVERGVAILTQSSNIAINLTMQARGLPIAYVVTVGNQAQSDIAQIARGLLEDPRVTAIGLHIEGVRDLRAFELLAHQAAACGKPIVALKVGRSDQAQAATLSHTASLAGQEAGADALLRRCGVARVDDLPVFLETLKVLHVLGPRAGCRVATISCSGGEASLAADLGQAQSVVFPPLSDGQHQALRAALGPMVALANPLDYHTYIWRDVPAMTRAFSAMVHPDLDMVMLIVDFPRADRCSAEDWACTVEAAIATRAQTGAPMAMVASLPELMPEETAQRLLAAGVVPLCGLREAMGAAAAASRIAVPSDLPLALPGPDSGDGDASLIPEGLAKQRLAAAGLRVPRSHRLSRDALAESLHDIVSGVGFPLVLKGEGFAHKSEAGAVRLNLHSPEAVMEAAQEIGAEQLLLEEMITGTVAELLVGVIRDPAHGFVLTLGAGGVLSEVLQDSLSLLLPVHEDMLEEALDQLRIAPLLGGYRGGPAADRAAILRAIRAVEGYVLAHLDRLEELEINPLICTTSDAIAADALLRERETTDD, from the coding sequence ATGATACGTGACTTCAGCACTTTGTTTCGGCCCTCTTCCATCGCGGTGATCGGTGGCGGTGCCTGGTGCCGTCAGGTGATCGAACAATTGCAGAAGATCGGGTTTTCCGGTCAGATCTGGCCGGTGCATCCGAAGGCTGCGGAGGTCTGCGGCTTGACGGCGTTTGCATCGGTGGATGATCTGCCCGCCGCGCCCGATGCCAGCTTTATCGGCGTCAACAGACACGCCACCGTCGAAGCGGTGGCGGCGCTCTCTCGCCGGGGGGCTGGGGGGGCGGTCTGTTTTGCCTCCGGTTTTCGCGAGGCCCAGAGGGAGGCCGGTGATGGGGCCGACCTGCAGAACCATCTTTTGCAAGCGGCGGGAGAGATGCCCATCCTCGGCCCTAACTGCTATGGGTTCATCAACTATCTGGATCAGGTATTGCTATGGCCGGATCAGCACGGTGGCGTGGCGGTGGAGCGCGGCGTGGCAATCCTCACCCAGAGCTCCAATATCGCGATCAATCTGACCATGCAGGCGCGTGGGCTGCCGATTGCTTATGTGGTTACCGTTGGCAATCAGGCGCAAAGCGATATCGCACAGATTGCGCGCGGCCTGCTGGAGGATCCGCGCGTAACCGCCATTGGCCTGCATATCGAAGGTGTCCGCGACCTGCGTGCCTTTGAATTGCTGGCGCATCAGGCGGCCGCCTGTGGAAAACCGATCGTGGCGCTGAAGGTCGGACGCTCGGATCAGGCGCAGGCGGCGACGCTGTCCCATACGGCGTCGCTTGCCGGTCAGGAGGCCGGTGCCGATGCGCTGTTGCGGCGCTGTGGTGTGGCACGGGTGGATGATTTGCCGGTATTTCTGGAAACGCTGAAGGTTCTGCATGTGCTTGGCCCCCGCGCCGGATGCCGGGTTGCGACGATCAGCTGCTCCGGGGGTGAAGCGAGCCTTGCTGCCGATCTCGGGCAGGCGCAGTCTGTGGTCTTTCCGCCGTTGTCCGACGGCCAGCATCAGGCGCTGCGCGCAGCCCTGGGCCCGATGGTCGCGCTGGCCAATCCTCTGGACTACCATACCTATATCTGGCGGGACGTGCCTGCGATGACCCGGGCGTTCAGCGCCATGGTGCATCCTGATCTGGATATGGTGATGCTCATCGTGGATTTCCCACGAGCAGACCGGTGTTCGGCCGAAGACTGGGCCTGCACGGTTGAGGCCGCAATAGCAACGCGGGCGCAAACCGGTGCGCCAATGGCCATGGTCGCCAGTTTGCCGGAACTGATGCCCGAAGAGACCGCGCAGCGGCTTCTGGCGGCGGGCGTCGTGCCGCTCTGCGGCCTGCGAGAGGCCATGGGCGCGGCGGCGGCGGCCAGTCGTATCGCGGTGCCATCTGATTTGCCCCTGGCCCTTCCAGGTCCGGACTCAGGGGATGGCGACGCCAGTCTGATCCCCGAAGGCCTCGCGAAACAGCGTCTTGCGGCGGCCGGTCTGCGGGTTCCCCGAAGCCACAGGCTAAGCCGTGATGCGCTGGCAGAGAGCCTGCATGACATCGTGTCTGGGGTGGGGTTTCCGCTGGTGCTGAAGGGCGAAGGTTTCGCGCATAAGAGCGAGGCCGGGGCAGTGCGGTTGAACCTCCACTCGCCTGAGGCGGTCATGGAGGCGGCGCAGGAGATTGGCGCGGAACAATTGCTGCTGGAGGAGATGATCACCGGGACCGTGGCCGAGCTGCTGGTGGGGGTCATCAGGGATCCCGCCCATGGGTTCGTGCTGACGCTGGGTGCTGGGGGGGTGCTGAGCGAAGTGTTGCAGGACAGCCTGTCGCTGTTGCTGCCGGTGCATGAGGACATGCTGGAAGAGGCGCTGGATCAGCTGCGCATTGCCCCGCTGCTTGGCGGGTATCGCGGCGGCCCTGCGGCGGATCGTGCCGCAATTCTGCGCGCGATCCGCGCGGTTGAAGGCTATGTGCTTGCCCATCTGGACAGGCTGGAAGAACTTGAAATCAATCCGCTGATCTGTACGACCAGCGATGCCATAGCAGCGGATGCACTGCTGCGAGAGAGGGAAACCACCGATGACTGA
- a CDS encoding acyl-CoA dehydrogenase family protein: MQFGLSEEQAMIVETTRAFVTRELYPHELEVERSGHLPMERVRDIQAKAIEAGLYAANMPEEVGGAGLDTLTWLLYEKELGRANYALHWTCVARPSNILLAGMPEQKERYLYPCIRGEKWDCLAMTEPGAGSDLRGMTATARPDGDDFVLNGTKHFISHADIADFAIVFMATGEDDTARGPKKRITAFFVDKGTPGFTVRDGYRNVSHRGYTNAVLEFDDCRLPKTAVLGEVDKGFDLANTWLGATRLQVAATCLGRAERAFDHAVSYAAERRQFGQQIGKFQGISFKLADMATELKAANLLTWEAAWKFDQGSVTEADMSMAKLKATEMLAMVADEAIQIHGGMGLMDELPLERIWRDARVERIWEGTSEIQRHIISRELLRSHGG, translated from the coding sequence ATGCAATTTGGTCTGTCTGAAGAGCAGGCGATGATCGTGGAAACCACGCGCGCCTTTGTCACCAGGGAGCTCTATCCTCACGAGCTGGAGGTCGAACGCAGTGGCCATCTGCCGATGGAACGGGTCCGCGACATCCAGGCCAAGGCGATAGAGGCCGGGCTATACGCCGCCAACATGCCCGAAGAGGTGGGGGGTGCCGGCCTCGATACGCTGACCTGGCTGCTCTATGAAAAGGAGCTGGGCCGCGCCAATTACGCCCTGCACTGGACCTGCGTCGCACGCCCCTCGAATATCCTTCTGGCCGGCATGCCGGAGCAGAAAGAGAGATACCTCTACCCCTGCATTCGCGGTGAAAAATGGGACTGTCTTGCGATGACCGAACCGGGGGCTGGCTCTGACCTGCGCGGTATGACCGCGACAGCGCGCCCGGACGGCGATGACTTCGTTCTGAACGGGACCAAGCATTTCATCAGCCACGCGGATATCGCGGATTTTGCCATCGTTTTCATGGCCACGGGAGAAGACGACACAGCGCGCGGCCCGAAAAAGCGGATCACCGCCTTTTTCGTCGACAAGGGCACGCCGGGGTTCACTGTCCGTGACGGCTATCGCAACGTAAGCCACCGGGGCTATACCAATGCAGTGCTGGAGTTCGACGACTGTCGCCTGCCAAAAACCGCAGTGCTGGGCGAGGTCGACAAGGGTTTTGATCTCGCCAACACCTGGCTTGGCGCCACCCGTCTTCAGGTGGCTGCGACCTGTCTGGGCCGGGCTGAGCGCGCCTTTGATCACGCGGTGTCCTACGCCGCCGAGCGTCGCCAGTTCGGCCAGCAGATTGGCAAGTTTCAGGGCATTTCCTTCAAACTTGCGGATATGGCAACAGAGCTGAAGGCCGCCAACCTGCTGACCTGGGAAGCCGCTTGGAAATTCGACCAGGGCAGCGTGACCGAGGCCGACATGTCGATGGCTAAGCTGAAAGCAACAGAAATGCTGGCGATGGTCGCGGATGAGGCGATCCAGATCCATGGCGGTATGGGGCTGATGGATGAACTGCCACTGGAGCGCATCTGGCGGGATGCTCGGGTGGAGCGCATCTGGGAAGGCACCAGCGAAATCCAGCGTCACATTATCAGCCGGGAGCTGTTGCGTTCGCATGGTGGTTGA
- a CDS encoding GlxA family transcriptional regulator: MPNWKKPHAATQQIDLLLFDQFSGHCLANTVEPLRAANTFAGRPLYSWRFVTLDGNTAMSSAAMEVSAQAPLSKAEGDMLIAMPSYRYLRHATEATSRGLRAAQRRYGVLAGFDTGAWLLAEAGLLDGYRATIHSAEIDAFAEAFPTVQAEMHRFLWDRDRLTCSGAMAAFDGILDMIARQHGQALRLDVATLFLSGEPGETGTSRPVRSASVGRAIAVMEANLETPLPLGEVARRVGRSLRDLARRTQGELGTTPQTLYQHLRLKQARRLVLETDFSISEIALRCGYENPSALTRAFRSVFATTPRDLRRTRR, translated from the coding sequence GTGCCAAACTGGAAGAAACCACACGCTGCAACGCAGCAGATCGACCTATTGCTGTTCGATCAGTTCTCTGGCCATTGCCTTGCCAATACGGTGGAGCCGCTGCGGGCCGCCAACACGTTTGCAGGCCGACCGCTGTACTCCTGGCGGTTCGTGACGCTTGATGGCAATACCGCGATGTCATCGGCGGCGATGGAGGTCAGCGCGCAGGCGCCGCTGAGCAAAGCTGAGGGCGATATGCTGATCGCCATGCCGAGCTACCGCTATCTGCGCCATGCAACCGAAGCCACATCGCGCGGGTTGCGGGCGGCGCAGCGGCGCTATGGCGTATTGGCGGGATTCGATACCGGTGCCTGGCTGCTGGCTGAGGCCGGGCTTCTGGATGGCTACCGCGCCACCATCCACAGCGCGGAGATCGACGCCTTTGCCGAGGCGTTTCCGACCGTTCAGGCCGAGATGCACCGGTTTCTGTGGGACCGGGACCGGCTGACATGCTCAGGCGCGATGGCGGCATTTGACGGGATACTCGACATGATCGCGCGACAGCACGGGCAGGCCCTGCGACTGGATGTTGCCACCCTGTTCCTGAGCGGCGAGCCAGGGGAGACCGGGACATCCAGACCCGTGCGAAGCGCCTCTGTCGGGCGTGCAATTGCGGTGATGGAGGCCAATCTGGAAACCCCGCTCCCGCTGGGCGAAGTCGCGCGACGGGTTGGGCGGAGCCTGCGGGATCTGGCACGTCGCACGCAGGGCGAATTGGGCACAACGCCGCAGACGCTATATCAGCATCTGCGATTGAAACAGGCAAGACGGCTTGTATTAGAGACGGATTTCAGCATCTCGGAGATCGCCCTGCGCTGCGGCTATGAGAACCCCAGCGCGTTGACCCGCGCCTTTCGCAGCGTCTTTGCCACAACGCCAAGAGACCTGCGCCGCACCCGGAGATAG
- the ade gene encoding adenine deaminase → MTDIAFPSWPDVAPQLIEVAAGRRPADTVIRQGVWVNVHTREQLPDHDIAIVAGRIAYVGPDASYCTGPDTEVIEANGRYMIPGLCDAHMHIESGMLTPAEFARAVIPHGTTSMFTDPHEIANVLGLEGVRLMHDEALMQPVNIFTQMPSCAPSAPGLETTGYEISPEDVAEAMSWPGIIGLGEMMNFPGVAAGDPKMLAEIAATQRAGKTVGGHYASPDLGPDFAAYVAGGPADDHEGTCEADAIARMRQGMRAMVRLGSAWYDVEAQITAITEKGLDPRNFILCTDDCHSGTLVNDGHMNRVVRHAIECGCDPLIALQMATINTATHFGLERDIGSITPGRRADVILTSDLKTLPIELVIARGEIVAKDGEITVDCPHLDWPETARGTVHLGHQLGAEDFEIAAPEGANVITANVIGVVENQAPTKALQAELPVQDGLVEATLAEAGDICQIALVERHRATGGVTNAFVSGFGYSGKMAMASTVAHDSHHMIVVGTDRAQMALAANRLAEVGGGITIFREGQELALVELPIAGLMSDSPATEVAAKAQKMVEAMETCGCKLNNAYMQHSLLALVVIPELRISDLGLVDVRSFEKIPVIASAGPS, encoded by the coding sequence ATGACAGATATCGCATTCCCAAGCTGGCCCGATGTAGCCCCCCAATTGATTGAAGTTGCGGCAGGTCGCCGCCCTGCGGACACGGTGATCCGCCAGGGGGTCTGGGTCAATGTTCACACCCGCGAACAACTGCCCGATCATGACATCGCCATCGTGGCCGGGCGCATCGCCTATGTCGGCCCCGATGCCAGCTATTGCACCGGCCCCGACACCGAGGTGATCGAGGCCAACGGGCGCTATATGATCCCCGGCCTCTGTGATGCGCATATGCATATCGAAAGCGGGATGCTGACCCCCGCAGAATTCGCCCGCGCGGTGATCCCACATGGCACCACCTCGATGTTCACCGACCCGCATGAAATCGCCAATGTCCTGGGTCTGGAGGGCGTGCGCCTGATGCATGACGAGGCGCTGATGCAGCCGGTCAATATCTTTACCCAGATGCCGAGCTGCGCGCCCTCGGCGCCTGGGCTGGAAACCACCGGATATGAGATTTCGCCCGAGGATGTGGCCGAGGCGATGAGCTGGCCGGGCATCATCGGGCTGGGCGAGATGATGAATTTTCCCGGTGTGGCAGCGGGCGATCCCAAGATGCTGGCAGAGATCGCTGCAACCCAGCGCGCGGGCAAGACCGTTGGCGGGCATTATGCCTCGCCTGATCTGGGGCCGGATTTCGCAGCCTATGTGGCTGGCGGTCCGGCGGATGACCACGAAGGCACCTGCGAGGCGGACGCGATTGCCCGGATGCGACAGGGGATGCGCGCGATGGTGCGGCTCGGCTCGGCCTGGTATGACGTTGAGGCGCAGATCACCGCGATCACCGAAAAGGGACTGGATCCGCGCAATTTCATTCTTTGCACCGACGATTGCCACTCCGGCACGCTGGTCAATGACGGCCATATGAACCGGGTGGTGCGCCACGCGATTGAATGCGGCTGTGACCCTTTGATCGCCTTGCAGATGGCCACGATCAACACCGCGACGCATTTCGGGCTGGAGCGTGACATCGGCTCTATCACCCCGGGTCGGCGCGCGGATGTGATCCTGACCTCCGATCTGAAGACCCTGCCGATCGAGCTGGTGATTGCCCGTGGCGAGATCGTAGCCAAGGATGGCGAGATCACCGTGGATTGCCCGCATCTGGACTGGCCCGAAACCGCGCGTGGCACGGTGCATCTGGGCCATCAGCTGGGCGCTGAGGATTTTGAGATCGCCGCGCCTGAGGGCGCAAATGTGATCACCGCCAATGTCATCGGTGTGGTTGAGAACCAGGCCCCGACCAAAGCGCTACAGGCAGAGCTGCCGGTGCAGGACGGGCTGGTCGAGGCCACATTGGCCGAGGCGGGCGACATCTGCCAGATTGCATTGGTGGAACGCCACCGGGCGACGGGTGGCGTCACCAACGCCTTTGTCTCCGGCTTTGGCTACAGCGGCAAGATGGCGATGGCCTCCACCGTGGCGCATGACAGCCACCATATGATCGTGGTCGGCACTGACCGCGCGCAGATGGCGCTGGCGGCCAATCGTCTGGCCGAGGTGGGCGGCGGCATCACCATCTTCCGCGAAGGACAGGAGCTGGCTCTGGTTGAGCTGCCCATTGCCGGGCTGATGTCCGACAGCCCCGCGACGGAGGTTGCCGCCAAGGCGCAGAAGATGGTTGAGGCGATGGAGACCTGCGGCTGCAAGCTCAACAACGCCTATATGCAGCATTCCCTGCTGGCGCTGGTGGTGATCCCCGAATTGCGCATTTCCGATCTGGGGCTGGTGGATGTGCGCAGCTTCGAGAAGATACCGGTCATCGCAAGCGCCGGGCCGTCCTGA